A single Defluviitalea saccharophila DNA region contains:
- a CDS encoding methylated-DNA--[protein]-cysteine S-methyltransferase codes for MEKGFYYETKIGTIGLVENGEAITYVCFGENLPKDIEISETPLLKKANEQLQEYLNGKRKVFDLPLEPKGTAFQQKVWEVLREIPYGTTCSYKDIAEKIGNPKACRAVGMANNRNPISIFIPCHRVIGANGKLVGYGGGLDIKAKLLEIERHLHGK; via the coding sequence ATGGAAAAGGGATTTTATTATGAAACTAAAATAGGAACAATAGGCCTTGTAGAAAATGGAGAAGCCATCACTTATGTATGCTTTGGGGAGAATCTTCCTAAAGATATAGAGATTTCTGAAACCCCTTTGTTAAAAAAAGCAAATGAACAATTACAAGAGTATTTAAACGGAAAAAGAAAAGTCTTCGATTTACCCCTTGAGCCAAAGGGAACGGCATTTCAACAAAAAGTCTGGGAGGTCCTTAGAGAAATTCCATATGGCACAACTTGCAGTTATAAAGATATAGCAGAAAAAATAGGAAATCCAAAAGCCTGTCGAGCAGTAGGTATGGCAAATAACAGAAACCCTATTTCTATATTTATTCCATGCCACAGAGTCATCGGTGCTAATGGTAAATTAGTTGGTTATGGCGGAGGACTGGACATAAAAGCAAAGCTTTTAGAAATAGAAAGACATCTCCATGGGAAATAA